One window from the genome of Halofilum ochraceum encodes:
- a CDS encoding Druantia anti-phage system protein DruA — MSNKNNQVVKISAREAQLKRKIRRHLNGIGLRKGADGNLHASGNGKEVVRALHGPQRADRQKENKEFIQHNIDRLNKYFASGNEVDPERIRPTIERVRAKSWQGDLFRLASLTWSVPVSQGFGRRLRYLVWDASNGKLIGIFAIGDPVFNLGVRDRYIGWDSRDRSNRLANLMDAYVVGAVPPYNLLLGGKLVACLISSRDVYDDFRKVYGSSTGIISEQRKQARLLAITTSSSMGRSSVYNRLKINGTRYLTSIGYTGGWGHFHIPDGLFQELREYLRLIGHHYADHHAYGQGPNWRLRTLRTAFVELGIGDDILRHGVNREVFISFLARNGASILRTGKGRPDLSSLSTVQEIGEQAVNRWMVPRASRRPEFRDWPSKGIRDLVAHPQRVDLAWTREGDSNTPRTLSDEEG; from the coding sequence ATGTCGAATAAGAATAACCAAGTCGTGAAGATTAGCGCCCGTGAAGCCCAGCTAAAACGGAAAATACGACGGCATTTGAATGGAATAGGTTTGCGGAAAGGAGCTGACGGCAATCTTCATGCGTCCGGTAATGGTAAAGAGGTGGTGAGAGCGCTGCACGGTCCGCAAAGAGCGGACCGACAAAAAGAGAATAAGGAATTCATACAACATAATATCGATCGTTTAAATAAGTACTTTGCATCTGGAAATGAAGTCGACCCGGAGAGAATTCGACCTACAATAGAACGGGTTCGAGCAAAAAGCTGGCAGGGCGATCTGTTCCGACTCGCTTCGTTGACTTGGTCAGTGCCTGTGTCTCAAGGGTTTGGTCGCAGGCTCAGGTATCTAGTATGGGACGCGTCCAACGGCAAATTGATAGGAATATTCGCAATTGGCGATCCGGTCTTCAATCTTGGAGTGCGAGACCGCTACATTGGCTGGGACTCGAGAGACCGATCAAACCGACTTGCGAATCTCATGGACGCATACGTGGTTGGTGCAGTGCCTCCGTACAACTTGCTACTAGGAGGAAAGCTTGTCGCCTGCCTGATCAGTAGTCGAGACGTTTATGATGATTTTCGAAAGGTCTACGGATCGAGTACGGGGATAATATCGGAACAGCGGAAACAAGCACGTCTGCTCGCAATAACCACGTCCTCGTCGATGGGCCGTTCCTCCGTGTATAACAGACTAAAAATTAACGGTACTCGGTACTTGACATCAATCGGCTATACGGGTGGGTGGGGGCATTTCCACATCCCGGATGGTTTGTTCCAGGAACTCCGCGAGTATTTGCGGCTTATTGGGCATCATTACGCCGATCACCATGCGTACGGCCAAGGACCCAATTGGCGACTTCGAACGTTACGGACTGCGTTCGTGGAATTAGGAATCGGGGACGATATATTACGTCACGGTGTAAACCGGGAGGTGTTTATTTCGTTTTTAGCCCGAAACGGTGCCTCGATTCTACGTACCGGTAAGGGGCGTCCGGACCTATCATCGCTCTCCACGGTTCAGGAAATCGGCGAACAGGCGGTCAATCGGTGGATGGTGCCGCGTGCGTCTAGACGCCCGGAGTTTCGCGACTGGCCGTCAAAAGGAATAAGAGATCTAGTCGCGCATCCACAAAGAGTTGACCTAGCATGGACGAGGGAAGGGGATAGTAACACTCCGAGGACACTGTCGGATGAAGAAGGTTAG
- a CDS encoding phospholipase D family protein encodes MTDFVTDTDIVQRVRDLIDEPGDAFLISAFWGKGAPEKLLGSSTHMKQVRAICNLALGGTNPDAVQDLLDRGVYIRHNSNLHAKVYASAHRAIVGSANASANGLGFEDEGSTQLYEAAIEVSDPNILADINSWAQSLWDSAATKEITKHDLKLARKAWERRRIKGRIHRNRNERLLDVLQNSPDDLRDRVVFAVYNEEESDLSKAAKGYIKDRALELQEEQPQLAENLDGYENWREVDRLLDGVDIIDLCFDRWGNLNNEDVIWRVYGDSPVKDVKGASPIKLAYRPPDFAYRLPKRDIRVLEKAGERIWKEAYPGAEPFEVNAREGPGVLSVDQMRELIR; translated from the coding sequence TTGACCGACTTTGTCACCGATACCGATATAGTGCAACGAGTGCGCGATCTTATCGATGAGCCAGGAGATGCATTTCTAATATCTGCTTTTTGGGGAAAGGGCGCGCCCGAGAAGTTGCTGGGTTCTTCCACGCATATGAAGCAGGTTCGCGCTATTTGCAATCTGGCCCTTGGAGGAACAAATCCAGACGCTGTCCAGGACTTGCTTGATAGGGGGGTCTATATCCGACATAACTCGAATCTGCATGCGAAGGTATATGCGAGCGCTCATCGGGCAATCGTAGGTTCCGCGAATGCCTCGGCGAATGGACTGGGATTTGAGGATGAAGGTAGCACTCAACTTTACGAGGCGGCCATTGAGGTATCGGACCCCAATATTCTGGCCGACATCAATTCATGGGCGCAGTCGCTTTGGGATTCCGCGGCGACGAAAGAGATCACGAAGCACGATTTAAAGCTGGCGCGAAAAGCGTGGGAACGGCGCCGCATTAAGGGACGAATCCATCGGAATCGCAATGAACGGCTCCTCGACGTGCTTCAAAATAGCCCCGATGATCTTCGGGATCGGGTTGTGTTCGCCGTATACAATGAGGAGGAGTCTGATCTAAGTAAGGCGGCCAAAGGGTATATCAAAGACCGAGCGCTAGAGTTGCAAGAAGAGCAGCCTCAATTGGCAGAGAATCTTGACGGGTACGAGAATTGGCGGGAAGTAGATAGACTTCTTGATGGTGTAGACATTATCGACTTGTGCTTTGACCGTTGGGGAAACCTGAATAATGAGGACGTCATCTGGCGCGTTTATGGAGATTCGCCGGTAAAGGACGTTAAAGGGGCGTCACCGATAAAACTCGCTTACCGGCCTCCGGATTTCGCCTATCGTCTCCCTAAACGCGATATACGCGTTCTCGAGAAAGCTGGTGAGCGAATCTGGAAAGAAGCCTATCCGGGTGCAGAGCCATTTGAAGTTAACGCTAGAGAAGGACCAGGGGTTCTGTCCGTAGATCAAATGCGGGAACTGATTAGGTGA